The Sebastes fasciatus isolate fSebFas1 chromosome 4, fSebFas1.pri, whole genome shotgun sequence genome window below encodes:
- the LOC141765802 gene encoding histone H3: MARTKQTARKSTGGKAPRKQLATKAARKSAPATGGVKKPHRYRPGTVALREIRRYQKSTELLIRKLPFQRLVREIAQDFKTDLRFQSSAVMALQESSEAYLVGLFEDTNLCAIHAKRVTIMPKDIQLARRIRGERA; the protein is encoded by the coding sequence ATGGCAAGAACCAAGCAGACCGCTCGTAAGTCTACCGGAGGCAAAGCCCCCAGGAAGCAGCTGGCCACCAAGGCTGCCCGTAAGAGCGCCCCGGCCACCGGCGGCGTGAAGAAGCCTCACCGTTACAGGCCCGGTACCGTGGCTCTGAGAGAGATCCGTCGCTACCAGAAATCCACGGAGCTGCTGATCCGCAAGCTGCCCTTCCAGCGCCTGGTGAGAGAAATCGCTCAGGACTTCAAGACCGACCTGCGCTTCCAGAGCTCCGCTGTCATGGCTCTGCAGGAGTCCAGTGAGGCTTACCTGGTCGGCCTGTTCGAGGACACCAACCTGTGCGCCATCCACGCCAAGAGGGTCACCATCATGCCCAAAGACATCCAGCTGGCCCGTCGCATCCGCGGAGAGCGAGCTTAA
- the LOC141765804 gene encoding histone H2A-like, with product MSGRGKTGGKTRAKAKTRSSRAGLQFPVGRVHRHLRKGNYAQRVGAGAPVYLAAVLEYLTAEILELAGNAARDNKKTRIIPRHLQLAVRNDEELNKLLGGVTIAQGGVLPNIQAVLLPKKTEKAAKSK from the coding sequence ATGAGCGGAAGAGGCAAAACCGGCGGAAAGACCAGAGCTAAGGCAAAGACCCGCTCTTCCCGTGCTGGGCTCCAGTTCCCAGTCGGTCGCGTTCACAGGCATCTGCGTAAAGGAAACTATGCGCAGCGTGTGGGTGCCGGCGCCCCCGTCTACCTGGCGGCTGTGCTGGAGTACCTGACCGCTGAGATCCTGGAGTTGGCTGGAAACGCTGCCCGCGACAACAAGAAGACCCGTATCATCCCCCGTCACCTGCAGCTGGCTGTCCGCAACGACGAGGAGCTCAACAAGCTGCTGGGCGGAGTGACCATCGCTCAGGGCGGCGTGCTGCCCAACATCCAGGCTGTTCTGCTGCCCAAGAAGACCGAGAAGGCCGCCAAGTCCAAGTAA
- the LOC141765806 gene encoding histone H2B 1/2-like, whose translation MPEAASVKAAKKGSKKAVTKTASKTGKKRRKSRKESYAIYVYKVMKQVHPDTGISSKAMGIMNSFVGDIFERIAGEASRLAHYNKRSTITSREIQTAVRLLLPGELAKHAVSEGTKAVTKYTSSK comes from the coding sequence ATGCCGGAAGCCGCCTCCGTCAAAGCGGCCAAGAAGGGCTCAAAGAAAGCCGTCACCAAGACCGCCAGCAAGACCggcaagaagaggagaaagtccAGGAAGGAGAGCTACGCCATCTACGTGTACAAAGTGATGAAGCAGGTCCACCCAGACACCGGCATCTCCTCCAAAGCCATGGGCATCATGAACTCCTTTGTGGGCGACATCTTTGAGCGCATCGCCGGTGAGGCCTCCCGTCTGGCTCACTACAACAAGCGCTCCACCATCACTTCCAGGGAGATCCAGACCGCTGTCCGCCTGCTGCTGCCCGGTGAGCTGGCAAAGCACGCCGTGTCTGAGGGAACCAAGGCTGTGACCAAGTACACCAGCTCCAAGTAA